In one window of Kitasatospora sp. MMS16-BH015 DNA:
- a CDS encoding DUF4231 domain-containing protein, translated as MTIASFGPDPAAHSSAADHWWARLRGPHGEGLPPSVPERISWYEIQARRHRLGHHLSEAAVLLLGAAVPATIAAGAPAVVPAVLGALVAAGTGARQLFRWGDNWIRHSRYLVQLQGEVVAWSTGAAPYQDRATAGTLLTTRVEELVRAESGDWVGMLTDPSRHPPTEPSRNSPPSP; from the coding sequence ATGACCATCGCCAGTTTCGGCCCGGACCCGGCCGCCCACTCCTCCGCAGCCGACCACTGGTGGGCCCGGCTGCGCGGGCCGCACGGCGAGGGGCTGCCGCCGAGCGTGCCGGAGCGGATCAGCTGGTACGAGATCCAGGCCCGGCGGCACCGCCTCGGCCACCACCTCTCCGAGGCGGCGGTGCTGCTGCTCGGCGCCGCCGTGCCGGCCACCATCGCGGCGGGCGCACCCGCCGTGGTGCCCGCCGTGCTCGGCGCGCTGGTGGCGGCGGGCACCGGTGCCCGCCAGCTCTTCCGCTGGGGCGACAACTGGATCCGGCACAGCCGGTACCTGGTCCAGCTCCAGGGCGAGGTGGTGGCCTGGAGCACCGGCGCGGCGCCGTACCAGGACCGGGCCACGGCGGGCACCCTGCTGACCACCCGGGTCGAGGAGCTGGTCCGCGCCGAGAGCGGCGACTGGGTCGGCATGCTGACCGACCCCTCCCGTCATCCACCCACCGAGCCCTCCCGCAACTCGCCTCCCTCCCCCTAG
- a CDS encoding GNAT family N-acetyltransferase, with product MTELRTDRLLIRQWRDSDLEPWAAMNADPEVRRYFPTVLTAEQSAGSLAAFRADIEERGWGFWAVEVAATGEFIGFTGLDPVDEGMPFTGVEVGWRLARTAWGHGYATEAARAVLALGFEVLGLPEILAVTAVGNHRSRAVMARLGMSYDPADDFDEPEIEGPLRASVVYRLKP from the coding sequence ATGACCGAATTGCGGACCGACCGCCTCCTCATCCGCCAGTGGCGGGACAGCGACCTCGAGCCCTGGGCGGCGATGAACGCCGATCCCGAGGTGCGGCGGTACTTCCCCACCGTGCTCACGGCCGAGCAGAGCGCCGGTTCGCTCGCCGCCTTCCGAGCCGACATCGAGGAGCGCGGCTGGGGCTTCTGGGCCGTCGAGGTGGCGGCCACCGGCGAGTTCATCGGCTTCACCGGGCTCGACCCGGTGGACGAGGGCATGCCCTTCACCGGCGTGGAGGTCGGCTGGCGCCTGGCCCGCACCGCCTGGGGCCACGGCTACGCCACCGAGGCCGCCCGGGCCGTGCTCGCCCTCGGCTTCGAGGTGCTCGGCCTGCCCGAGATCCTCGCCGTCACCGCCGTGGGCAACCACCGCTCGCGCGCCGTGATGGCCCGCCTCGGCATGAGCTACGACCCGGCCGACGACTTCGACGAGCCCGAGATCGAGGGCCCGCTGCGCGCCAGCGTGGTCTACCGCCTCAAGCCCTGA
- a CDS encoding SGNH/GDSL hydrolase family protein, with the protein MADHQETFAPRSYAALGDSFTEGLNDPGPDGRYAGWADRLAGLLAGQRPDGDFRYANLAVRGRLLDQIVAEQVPQIEQLQPELVTFCAGGNDILRPGSDPDEVAERFETAVLRLREQAGTVLVATGFDTRGVPVLGLLRGKIATYNGHLRAIADRNGCVVADLWALKSVHDKRAWSEDRLHLSPEGHQRVALLAARSLGLTTEEDPEAPWPAQAEQTAADARRENVQWAREHLLPWVTRRLRGESSGDNLSAKRPDLLPL; encoded by the coding sequence ATGGCTGACCACCAGGAGACCTTTGCCCCACGTTCGTACGCCGCCCTCGGCGACAGCTTCACCGAGGGCCTCAACGACCCCGGCCCGGACGGGCGCTACGCCGGCTGGGCCGACCGCCTGGCCGGCCTCCTCGCGGGGCAGCGCCCCGACGGCGACTTCCGCTACGCGAACCTCGCCGTGCGCGGCCGTCTGCTCGACCAGATCGTCGCCGAACAGGTGCCCCAGATCGAGCAGTTGCAGCCCGAGCTGGTGACCTTCTGCGCGGGCGGCAACGACATCCTGCGCCCGGGCAGCGACCCGGACGAGGTCGCCGAGCGCTTCGAGACCGCCGTGCTGCGGCTGCGCGAGCAGGCCGGCACGGTGCTGGTGGCCACCGGCTTCGACACCCGCGGCGTGCCGGTGCTCGGCCTGCTCCGCGGCAAGATCGCCACTTACAACGGCCACCTGCGGGCCATCGCGGACCGCAACGGCTGCGTGGTGGCCGACCTCTGGGCGCTCAAGTCGGTGCACGACAAGCGGGCTTGGAGCGAGGACCGACTGCACCTCTCCCCCGAGGGCCACCAGCGGGTCGCCCTGCTGGCCGCCCGCTCGCTCGGCCTCACCACCGAGGAGGACCCGGAGGCCCCCTGGCCGGCCCAGGCCGAGCAGACCGCGGCCGACGCCCGCCGTGAGAACGTCCAGTGGGCCCGCGAGCACCTGCTCCCCTGGGTCACCCGCCGCCTGCGCGGCGAGTCCTCGGGCGACAACCTCTCGGCCAAGCGCCCGGACCTGCTCCCGCTCTGA
- a CDS encoding MFS transporter codes for MPVALLALALTAFAIGTTEFAAMGLVPQMAEDLGVSIPQAGWVISTYAIGVVVGAPLLTAATARLPRKAVLTGLVGLFTVGNLLCALAPGFGWLLGARLVTGLPHGAFFGAGAVAAAELAAPQLRARAVAVMFSGLTIANIVGVPGATLLGQHLGWRAAMLVVVGIGALGTVATAKLVPALPSHPQAGLRRELAAFRSGQLWLALATVVFGCAGLFACYSYIAPLLTEVSGFAEGSVTLVLALFGVGMTLGNALGGYAADRALRPAICLAFLSMALSLALLAVAARAEWSAAVVVVLVGLCGFATVPTVQTLVLSKARQAPTLASATVQGAFNLANAQGAFLGGVALDAGLGWVSPVLVGAALAGVGCVIATVSWALDRGPERGSERAAVSGATGAAPAGAENPTVRA; via the coding sequence ATGCCCGTGGCGCTGCTCGCCCTCGCCCTCACCGCGTTCGCGATCGGCACCACCGAGTTCGCCGCGATGGGGCTCGTGCCGCAGATGGCCGAGGACCTGGGGGTGTCCATCCCGCAGGCCGGGTGGGTGATATCCACTTACGCGATCGGGGTGGTGGTCGGGGCGCCGCTGCTGACGGCGGCGACCGCGCGGCTGCCGCGCAAGGCGGTGCTGACCGGGCTGGTCGGGCTGTTCACCGTGGGCAACCTGCTCTGCGCGCTGGCGCCCGGGTTCGGGTGGCTGCTCGGGGCGCGGCTGGTGACCGGGCTGCCGCACGGGGCGTTCTTCGGGGCCGGGGCGGTGGCCGCCGCCGAGCTGGCGGCGCCGCAGCTGCGGGCGCGGGCGGTGGCGGTGATGTTCTCCGGGCTGACCATCGCCAACATCGTGGGGGTGCCCGGGGCGACCCTGCTGGGGCAGCACCTGGGCTGGCGGGCCGCGATGCTCGTGGTGGTCGGGATCGGGGCGCTGGGCACGGTGGCCACGGCCAAGCTGGTGCCCGCGCTGCCCAGCCACCCGCAGGCGGGCCTGCGGCGCGAGCTGGCCGCCTTCCGGAGCGGGCAGCTCTGGCTTGCGCTGGCCACGGTGGTGTTCGGCTGCGCCGGGCTGTTCGCCTGCTACAGCTACATCGCGCCGCTGCTGACCGAGGTGTCGGGCTTCGCCGAGGGTTCGGTGACGCTGGTGCTCGCGCTGTTCGGGGTGGGCATGACGCTGGGCAACGCACTGGGCGGGTACGCGGCGGACCGGGCGCTGCGGCCGGCCATCTGCCTGGCCTTCCTCTCGATGGCGCTCTCGCTCGCGCTGCTCGCGGTGGCGGCGCGGGCCGAGTGGTCGGCGGCCGTCGTGGTGGTGCTGGTCGGGCTCTGCGGGTTCGCCACCGTGCCCACGGTGCAGACGCTGGTGCTGAGCAAGGCGCGGCAGGCGCCGACGCTGGCCAGCGCGACCGTGCAGGGGGCCTTCAACCTGGCCAACGCCCAGGGAGCCTTCCTCGGCGGGGTGGCGCTGGACGCCGGGCTCGGCTGGGTCTCCCCGGTGCTGGTCGGGGCGGCGCTGGCGGGGGTCGGCTGCGTGATCGCGACGGTCTCCTGGGCGCTCGACCGGGGGCCGGAACGGGGGTCGGAGCGGGCGGCTGTGAGCGGGGCCACCGGAGCGGCGCCGGCGGGGGCGGAGAATCCGACCGTCCGTGCCTGA
- a CDS encoding diiron oxygenase, translated as MTTTTEERARDRKKTAERLLASSAKLSFDPLKEIDWEAEPVEGAYYLPPHRVSLYGTALWETLTEAQRIELSKHEVASVASVGIWFEEILMQMLLRHAFDRDPTSAHVQYALTEIADECRHSVMFAKMISWMGAPAYGPGRVSHELGRFFKATSTHSQTFGGTMYVEEILDAFQREMMNDEALQPMVRQVSRIHVIEESRHITYAREELVRRDLGPVRRRYEQLLLGLVIFRSTKSLIHPRVYAAVGIDPEVGRRAALANPYWRATKVEMAAKAIGVLDRAGLVGPANRWLLRRVGVI; from the coding sequence ATGACCACCACCACCGAGGAGCGGGCCAGAGACCGGAAGAAGACGGCCGAACGGCTGCTGGCCTCCAGTGCGAAGCTCTCCTTCGACCCGCTCAAGGAGATCGACTGGGAGGCCGAGCCGGTCGAGGGCGCGTACTACCTGCCGCCGCACCGGGTCTCGCTCTACGGCACCGCGCTCTGGGAGACGCTGACGGAGGCCCAGCGGATCGAGCTCAGCAAGCACGAGGTGGCCAGCGTGGCCAGCGTCGGCATCTGGTTCGAGGAGATCCTGATGCAGATGCTGCTCCGGCACGCCTTCGACCGGGACCCGACCAGCGCGCACGTGCAGTACGCGCTCACCGAGATCGCCGACGAGTGCCGGCACTCGGTGATGTTCGCCAAGATGATCTCCTGGATGGGCGCCCCTGCCTACGGCCCCGGCCGGGTCTCGCACGAGCTGGGCCGGTTCTTCAAGGCCACCTCCACGCACAGCCAGACCTTCGGCGGCACCATGTACGTCGAGGAGATCCTGGACGCCTTCCAGCGCGAGATGATGAACGACGAGGCGCTCCAGCCGATGGTGCGTCAGGTCTCCCGGATCCACGTGATCGAGGAGTCGCGCCACATCACCTACGCCCGTGAGGAGTTGGTGCGCCGCGACCTCGGCCCGGTGCGCCGCCGGTACGAGCAGCTGCTGCTCGGCCTGGTCATCTTCCGCTCCACCAAGAGCCTGATCCACCCCCGGGTCTACGCCGCCGTCGGCATCGACCCGGAGGTGGGCCGCCGCGCCGCGCTGGCCAATCCGTACTGGCGGGCCACCAAGGTGGAGATGGCGGCCAAGGCGATCGGCGTGCTCGACCGGGCCGGCCTGGTCGGCCCGGCCAACCGCTGGCTGCTGCGCCGGGTCGGTGTGATCTGA
- a CDS encoding gamma carbonic anhydrase family protein, whose protein sequence is MTEPLVKAVGPMVPEVDPAAFLAPNAVVVGAVRLAEGASVWYGAVLRGDAERISVGRGSNVQDNCTLHADPGFPLVVGERVTVGHNAVLHGCTVEDDVLVGMGAVVLNGARVGTGSLIAAGAVVPQGSEIPPGSLVAGVPGKVRRALTEEERASIKLNGEGYLLLAAAHAEAFEG, encoded by the coding sequence ATGACGGAACCGCTGGTCAAGGCGGTGGGTCCGATGGTGCCCGAGGTGGACCCGGCGGCGTTCCTGGCGCCGAACGCGGTGGTGGTCGGGGCGGTGAGGCTGGCCGAGGGGGCGAGCGTCTGGTACGGCGCGGTGCTGCGCGGGGACGCCGAGCGGATCTCGGTCGGGCGGGGCAGCAACGTGCAGGACAACTGCACCCTGCACGCCGACCCGGGCTTCCCGCTGGTGGTCGGCGAGCGGGTGACGGTGGGGCACAACGCGGTGCTGCACGGCTGCACGGTGGAGGACGACGTGCTGGTGGGGATGGGGGCGGTGGTGCTCAACGGGGCCCGGGTGGGCACCGGTTCGCTGATCGCGGCCGGGGCCGTGGTGCCGCAGGGCAGCGAGATCCCGCCCGGCTCGCTGGTGGCCGGGGTACCCGGCAAGGTGCGGCGCGCGCTGACCGAGGAGGAGCGGGCCTCGATCAAGCTGAACGGCGAGGGGTACCTGCTGCTGGCCGCCGCGCACGCCGAGGCGTTCGAGGGCTGA
- a CDS encoding transglycosylase family protein produces MTFRNETTAATTTSAKRNRLRMVLMGGAVAALPVAGLVTATSASAASTSTWDAVAQCESTGNWSINSGNGFYGGLQFTPSTWAAYGGTQYAASADQASKGQQIAIAEKVLADQGPGAWPVCSVKAGLTAGGAAAQVDTSSSAGTSTKSDKSADTSTKSAPKNDTSAASRGTERQTLTTEQSTPKADAPKAAAPKAAAPKAAEAPAKKSAPAAKSAGGNYTVKSGDTLSEIAAAHGVDLSTLYSHNAKVIGGNPDLILPGQVLSI; encoded by the coding sequence ATGACCTTCCGTAACGAGACCACCGCTGCCACCACCACCTCCGCCAAGCGCAACCGCCTGCGGATGGTCCTGATGGGCGGCGCTGTGGCCGCTCTCCCGGTTGCGGGCCTCGTCACGGCCACCTCGGCCTCTGCCGCGTCCACTTCCACCTGGGACGCGGTCGCCCAGTGCGAGAGCACCGGCAACTGGAGCATCAACTCGGGCAACGGCTTCTACGGCGGCCTGCAGTTCACCCCGAGCACCTGGGCCGCCTACGGCGGTACCCAGTACGCGGCCTCCGCCGACCAGGCGAGCAAGGGCCAGCAGATCGCCATCGCCGAGAAGGTGCTCGCCGACCAGGGCCCCGGCGCCTGGCCGGTCTGCTCCGTCAAGGCGGGCCTGACCGCGGGTGGCGCCGCCGCCCAGGTCGACACCTCGTCCTCGGCCGGCACCAGCACCAAGTCGGACAAGTCCGCCGACACCAGCACCAAGTCCGCGCCGAAGAACGACACCTCGGCCGCCTCCCGTGGCACCGAGCGTCAGACCCTGACCACCGAGCAGTCGACCCCGAAGGCCGACGCCCCGAAGGCCGCTGCCCCCAAGGCCGCCGCCCCGAAGGCTGCCGAGGCTCCGGCGAAGAAGTCCGCCCCGGCCGCGAAGAGCGCCGGCGGCAACTACACCGTCAAGAGCGGCGACACCCTGAGCGAGATCGCCGCCGCCCACGGCGTCGACCTCTCCACCCTGTACAGCCACAACGCCAAGGTCATCGGGGGCAACCCGGACCTGATCCTGCCCGGCCAGGTGCTGAGCATCTGA
- a CDS encoding M1 family metallopeptidase, whose translation MRKRIIAAAASAVMLLLAVPASAAAPTPGAPGVGDPYYPTYGNGGYDVSHYDLRLKYQPTTDFLEGTATILATTTQALSRFNLDFALDVQEVRVNGRPATYAFTGEQELEVTPAAALAKGQPITVVVRYSGTPSKVKRYGFDAWLRTPDGGVAADEPEMAWWWFPSNDHPLDKATFDVSVLVPDGTQAISNGTLVSSSSKLGWTRFNWRENKPQATYLATLAVGHFDLSTATTTATGIPVINAYSKDLGDNDGAARASLERTGEIVDWLSTYFGPYPFATVGGYVPNVTTGYALENQTRVFYSPKQFAKGANTSVVVHELAHQWYGDSVSLEKWSDIWLNEGFATYAQWLWSEHEDEGTAQQLADYVYASHPADDAFWQIEPGDPGADDPFALPVYDRGALAIQQLRNTVGDQKFFEILKAWPTEHRYGNGTIAQFRALAERISGKQLGPLFQTWLYTKGKPALPGATAKLAAPQPRSWAQIQASNAEHPRPAKSAKPATQWPPAQGAQPAQPATQWPPAQPGIAPTR comes from the coding sequence GTGCGCAAGAGGATCATCGCCGCCGCCGCGAGCGCCGTCATGCTGCTGCTCGCCGTCCCGGCCTCGGCCGCCGCCCCCACCCCGGGCGCGCCGGGCGTCGGCGACCCGTACTACCCGACGTACGGCAACGGCGGCTACGACGTCTCGCACTACGACCTCAGGCTCAAGTACCAGCCCACCACCGACTTCCTGGAGGGCACCGCCACCATCCTGGCCACCACCACCCAGGCGCTCTCCCGGTTCAACCTGGACTTCGCCCTGGACGTGCAGGAGGTCCGGGTCAACGGGCGTCCGGCCACGTACGCCTTCACCGGCGAGCAGGAGCTCGAGGTCACCCCGGCCGCCGCGCTGGCCAAGGGCCAGCCGATCACCGTGGTGGTCCGCTACTCGGGCACCCCCTCGAAGGTGAAGCGGTACGGCTTCGACGCCTGGCTGCGCACCCCGGACGGCGGCGTCGCGGCCGACGAGCCCGAGATGGCCTGGTGGTGGTTCCCGAGCAACGACCACCCGCTGGACAAGGCCACCTTCGACGTCTCCGTCCTGGTGCCCGACGGCACTCAGGCGATCAGCAATGGCACGCTGGTGTCGAGCAGTTCGAAGCTCGGCTGGACGCGCTTCAACTGGCGCGAGAACAAGCCGCAGGCCACCTACCTGGCCACCCTGGCCGTCGGCCACTTCGACCTCTCCACCGCGACCACCACCGCCACCGGCATCCCGGTGATCAACGCCTACAGCAAGGACCTCGGCGACAACGACGGCGCCGCCCGGGCCAGCCTGGAGCGCACCGGCGAGATCGTCGACTGGCTGAGCACCTACTTCGGCCCCTACCCCTTCGCCACCGTCGGCGGCTACGTGCCCAACGTGACCACCGGGTACGCGCTGGAGAACCAGACCCGGGTCTTCTACAGCCCCAAGCAGTTCGCCAAGGGCGCCAACACCTCCGTCGTGGTGCACGAGTTGGCGCACCAGTGGTACGGCGACAGCGTCTCGCTGGAGAAGTGGAGCGACATCTGGCTGAACGAGGGCTTCGCCACCTACGCCCAGTGGCTCTGGTCCGAGCACGAGGACGAGGGCACGGCGCAGCAACTGGCCGACTACGTCTACGCCTCGCACCCGGCCGACGACGCGTTCTGGCAGATCGAGCCGGGCGACCCGGGCGCGGACGACCCGTTCGCCCTGCCGGTCTACGACCGGGGTGCGCTCGCCATCCAGCAGCTGCGCAACACCGTGGGCGACCAGAAGTTCTTCGAGATCCTCAAGGCCTGGCCCACCGAGCACCGGTACGGCAACGGCACCATCGCGCAGTTCCGGGCGCTGGCCGAGCGGATCTCCGGCAAGCAGCTCGGGCCGCTCTTCCAGACCTGGCTCTACACCAAGGGCAAGCCGGCCCTGCCCGGCGCCACCGCCAAGCTCGCGGCGCCCCAGCCGCGCTCCTGGGCCCAGATCCAGGCCAGCAACGCCGAGCACCCTCGGCCCGCCAAGTCCGCCAAGCCGGCCACCCAGTGGCCGCCCGCCCAGGGCGCCCAGCCCGCTCAGCCCGCCACCCAGTGGCCGCCGGCCCAGCCCGGCATCGCGCCCACCCGGTAA
- a CDS encoding SMP-30/gluconolactonase/LRE family protein, translating into MLSRKSALPLLLAAALALGLPGLAGAATAPVSDPHILTHFDQSALQMPENIALEPDGSIDLSLSYSDQLARVDRTGHTTVLATLPAPADGGVNTPFSGQQLITGLVRAWDGTLYTAYSTGTADLTGIWRLPPGGAPSRVAALPTDTFANGMALDELHGLIYATDSARSLIWRIPLHGGAPTVWARTPELSGTADNPFGANGLKLHNGALWASNMAKGTLVRYPVDCHGQAGDPQVRATGLTSIDDFAFTGQGDTLLATLNPLAEVALVRPDGSHTIVLTAADGLTNPTSVAVRGGTVYVTDAAYGGTDPNLLTAHLSH; encoded by the coding sequence ATGCTGTCGAGGAAGTCGGCGCTGCCACTGTTGCTGGCCGCCGCGCTCGCCCTGGGTCTGCCGGGTCTGGCCGGGGCGGCCACCGCGCCCGTCTCCGACCCGCACATCCTCACCCACTTCGACCAGTCGGCGCTCCAGATGCCGGAGAACATCGCACTGGAGCCGGACGGTTCGATCGACCTCTCGCTCTCCTACTCCGACCAGCTCGCCCGGGTCGACCGCACCGGGCACACCACCGTGCTGGCCACCCTGCCCGCGCCGGCCGACGGCGGGGTCAACACCCCGTTCTCCGGACAGCAGTTGATCACCGGTCTGGTCCGCGCCTGGGACGGTACGCTGTACACCGCGTACAGCACCGGCACCGCCGACCTGACCGGCATCTGGCGGCTGCCCCCCGGCGGAGCCCCGAGCCGCGTGGCCGCGCTGCCCACCGACACCTTCGCCAACGGGATGGCCCTGGACGAGCTGCACGGCCTGATCTACGCCACCGACTCGGCCCGCAGCCTGATCTGGCGGATCCCGCTGCACGGCGGCGCCCCGACCGTCTGGGCCCGGACGCCCGAACTGTCGGGCACGGCGGACAACCCCTTCGGGGCCAACGGGCTGAAGCTGCACAACGGCGCGCTCTGGGCCTCCAACATGGCCAAGGGCACCCTGGTCCGCTACCCGGTCGACTGCCACGGCCAGGCCGGCGACCCGCAGGTCCGCGCCACCGGGCTGACCTCGATCGACGACTTCGCCTTCACCGGCCAGGGCGACACCCTGCTGGCCACCCTCAACCCGCTCGCCGAGGTGGCCCTGGTCCGCCCCGACGGCAGCCACACCATCGTGCTCACCGCCGCCGACGGCCTCACCAATCCGACCTCGGTCGCCGTCCGCGGCGGCACCGTCTACGTGACCGACGCCGCCTACGGCGGCACCGACCCCAACCTGCTCACCGCCCACCTGAGCCACTGA